The sequence CGCATCTCCATTTACGACGCGCTCGCCGCAACCACCCGGGAACTTGCCTTTCCCGACGCTCAAACGAGGCTTGCCGAATTTATGGAATGGCTTCGGCAGATGCGCGAGCGCGAAAAATGGATGGACGCAGCGCAGTTTTTCGCCCTCCTCGTCGAGAAACTTCAGCTCAACCTTCTGCCTTCCGACCCCGACAGCCGCTACGTCGAGCGGCTTGGCGCCTTTATCCGCGATTGGCGGGAAAAGAGCGAAACCAAGAAACTCAAGGAACTGATCGAGTACCTGGGCTACTTCGAGGAGGCCGGCGAGGAAATCACCCTGCCGGAGGAGCCGGCGAGCCTGGCTGGCGAGGCCGTCCAGCTCATGACCGTGCACGGCGCCAAGGGGCTCGAGTTCCCGGTGGTCTTCGCCCTCCGGCTTACCCAGGGCGCTTTCCCGCCGTGGAAACGCAAGGTGACCATCGAATTTCCCGAGGCGCTCATGAAGGAGGCGTTGCCGCAGGGCGACTATCAGGTGCTCGAAGAGCGGCGCCTTTGCTACGTGGCGATGACCCGGGCGCGCCTTCTGCTCACTCTCGCCTCGGTCGTCAAAAAGCGCTCCCGGCCTTCGGTTTTTTTGGAAGACCTCCTTCGCGATCCGGAGCTGGCCCGGCGCGACCTGGCGCAACTTGCCCCGGAGGTTGCCCCGGCCGGCGTCGAGACGAATCCCGGCCCCACCCCGGACAGCCCGCTCCAACCCGCCCTGCTGCGCCACTCGCCCAGTCCTTACACCTATTCGCAGATCACCCGATGGGCGCGGGCTCGCCCCCATTCCTTCGCCGCTCCCTTTGCCCGGCCCGACAAGCCCCTCCAACTGAGCGCTTCCTCGATTGAAACCTACGAGCAGTGTTCCCTCAAATATAAGTTCGCCTACCAGTGGAAGATTCCGACCGGGCCCCATGCGGCAACCACTTTTGGCAACACCTTGCACGCCGTCATCGGCCGCTACATGGAGCTGCGAAAAAAAAGAGCGGTGGCGTTTCCCGAGCTCGACCAAATCTTGCGGGAACTCTGGTCGAGCGCCGGTTTCAGCGACCGCTACCAGGAAGAGGAGTACCGCCGCGCGGGGCTCGAGCAGCTTGCCGCTTTCCATGCCATCCATGAGCGGGCCATACCCGATGTCGTCGAAAAGCAAAAGGGATTCACCATGAAGGTCGGCGGAACGGACGTGACCGGATACATAGACCAGATCAACCGCCTCGCCGGGCGCCAGGTGGAGATCGTGGACTACAAGACCGGGCGACCGAAAACGCGCAAAG is a genomic window of Candidatus Acidiferrales bacterium containing:
- a CDS encoding ATP-dependent DNA helicase; protein product: ILRAAGQLIRQNGDDRYFLDKPLTPTAALGERVRLAAFGDAQAEAEWVAQEIAALHANSAGLPYGRIAVLYRAHRHRDQLVEALLQRRIPFVIKNLSILRNTLVRDLLAYLRVIHAPHDNVSLARVLATPYWGLDASHLAVLAERASKSRISIYDALAATTRELAFPDAQTRLAEFMEWLRQMREREKWMDAAQFFALLVEKLQLNLLPSDPDSRYVERLGAFIRDWREKSETKKLKELIEYLGYFEEAGEEITLPEEPASLAGEAVQLMTVHGAKGLEFPVVFALRLTQGAFPPWKRKVTIEFPEALMKEALPQGDYQVLEERRLCYVAMTRARLLLTLASVVKKRSRPSVFLEDLLRDPELARRDLAQLAPEVAPAGVETNPGPTPDSPLQPALLRHSPSPYTYSQITRWARARPHSFAAPFARPDKPLQLSASSIETYEQCSLKYKFAYQWKIPTGPHAATTFGNTLHAVIGRYMELRKKRAVAFPELDQILRELWSSAGFSDRYQEEEYRRAGLEQLAAFHAIHERAIPDVVEKQKGFTMKVGGTDVTGYIDQINRLAGRQVEIVDYKTGRPKTRKDADNDCQLSLYALAARQVLRLDPVRLTFYNLATNEPVSTSRDDQDLNKARERVEEVAARIRAGQFEALPGFHCRYCEYRPLCPAHEQLIPLASDPRSEK